A single Nycticebus coucang isolate mNycCou1 chromosome 16, mNycCou1.pri, whole genome shotgun sequence DNA region contains:
- the LOC128567714 gene encoding 60S ribosomal protein L31-like, with amino-acid sequence MAPAKKGGEKKKGRSAINEVMTREYTINIHKRIHGVGFKKRAPQALKEIWKFAMKEMGIPDVRIDTRLNKAVWAKGIRNVPYRIRVRLSRKRNEDEDSPNKLYTLVTYVPVTTFKNLQTVNVDEN; translated from the coding sequence ATGGCTCCCGCAAAGAAGGGTGGCGAGAAGAAGAAGGGCCGGTCTGCCATCAACGAGGTGATGACTCGAGAATACACTATCAATATTCACAAGCGCATCCATGGAGTGGGCTTCAAGAAGCGTGCCCCTCAGGCACTCAAAGAGAtctggaaatttgccatgaaagagatgggAATTCCAGATGTGCGCATTGATACCAGGCTTaacaaagctgtctgggccaaaggcataaggaatGTCCCATACCGTATCCGTGTGCGGTTATCCAGAAAACgcaatgaagatgaagattcaccaaacaagctctatactttggttacctatgtacctgttactactttcaaaaatctacagacAGTCAACGTGGATGAGAActaa